The following DNA comes from Carassius auratus strain Wakin unplaced genomic scaffold, ASM336829v1 scaf_tig00013757, whole genome shotgun sequence.
GCTGTGAAGTTTCAGTGAAGGGACCGAATATGCCATATATCAGAGTGGTGggtaattataataaattcatGGTAATCACAGATTACAAATGAGTTTTGATCCAGACAAACTGTTTTGAATTTTTGGACTGTAAGTTATTATTTGGAAGCCATCTCagtgtcattttctttcttttagccTGGTCATCCTGGAAAGCCTCCCGATGGAAATTGGCCTGATGCTCATGGCCAATACTGGCCCCAACGTTCCTCAAGTCATTAAACTGCTGGACTGGCAGGACGACACAGACCATTACATCATGGTCATGGAGCGGCTTCACCTTGCATGGACCTGTCTAGCTTCATCAAAGCTCCACGGAGGAAGCCTCGATGAAGCAATGGCACGACAAGTCATTGCACAGGTGATTGATGCTGCTATCGTTTGCAGCAAGCGCGGTGTCTTCCATCGGGACATCAAACTGGAGAACCTGCTGCTGAAACCGGGACAACCATGGAAGTTAAATTGATGACTTCAAGTGGCTGCGCTTATGAAGAAATTTGCCTACGAATTCTTTTGTGGTGTGTGTTTGAACATCTTGTGTAATCAACTCTGCCAAGCATCTGTATATAGTCAACATGTTGTGAAAGTGCATTAAATAACAGACAACATCTCTTTCCTCCAGGCACAAGAGCATACTGTCCACCAGAGGTCAATGTGAAGGGCAGGTACCATGCAAAACCGATGACGGTGTGGTCATTGGGTGTCCTACTGTTTAAAATGGTGTGCGGATATTATCCCACAGACCTCGACCTGCACTTGATCAGTGAGAAAAACTGGACCAGACCTGAGCTGTCAAGAGGTGAGATTTTCATCAAAGAACAAAGGAGGACAATTTGTGTTCTAAATCACACAAAAGTATTTTAGAAAGtaatcaataaataatcaaacGTCTCTCTCATCTTTTTGCACAGAATGCTGCCAGATGATTTGCGCTTGTCTGGAGCCTGAGCCACAGCAGAGACTCAATCTGGAGAAGATGCGTCTCCATGACTGGTTTAAGGTACTGAGCCTAAGattagcttttttgttttttgtttgtttttcatttttggttttatCATAGAGTCAccataaacaaaacaatgaaaaaaaaaaacataatgtgttTAGACAAATAATGCTGATTTATCATTTG
Coding sequences within:
- the LOC113074126 gene encoding serine/threonine-protein kinase pim-2-like, with translation MKKFAYEFFCGTRAYCPPEVNVKGRYHAKPMTVWSLGVLLFKMVCGYYPTDLDLHLISEKNWTRPELSRECCQMICACLEPEPQQRLNLEKMRLHDWFKVLE